Proteins encoded together in one Impatiens glandulifera chromosome 1, dImpGla2.1, whole genome shotgun sequence window:
- the LOC124920797 gene encoding exocyst complex component EXO70B1, translated as MAENGEEKLIAVARHIAKTLGHTDTMTDDILQIFSNFDGRFREKLVEKFTDDDPRALEQTLKSLSRQISRYVSAEDSIWFNSVDASAFLDVIDDLLNVIHNWTPMAREPLVDACLRRADDLIQKAMFRLEDEFKTVMERDSQLDSESFDLNRYRKGDSTATAGDGDLLSDFSGDEDEDDGETIVPVAHPISDYNIVIDPLASGTINDLQEISKRMISAGYVKECSNVYSSCRREFLEESFFRLGLQKLSIEEMYKMEWSDLDDEIERWKRAANVAFRILFPSERRLCDRVFFNFSTSADLSFIDVCRGSTIQLLNFADAVAVGSRAPERLFRVLDVYETVRDLLPDMEALFSDEHCSSLKHEAMMIWNRLGEAIRGILMELENLIRRDPAKAAVPGGGLHPITRYVMNYLRAACRSRQTLEQVFFNESSPSSSLSDQIAWIMELLERNLEAKANIYKDPALSSVFMMNNGRYMVQKVKGDELGNLLGEDWIRNQNSKIKQCHGNYQRSSWSKVLGCLKLENNLSSSNSSSTSKILREKLKSFNIQFEEMCRIQSTWVIFDEQLRNELRISVSNHLTAGYRSFIGRLQAIPEMGKNMERRIKYSVEDVEGRINELFRGSCGRK; from the coding sequence ATGGCTGAAAACGGAGAAGAGAAGCTCATCGCTGTTGCTCGTCACATTGCTAAAACCCTAGGACACACAGACACCATGACCGACGACATCCTCCAGATTTTCTCCAACTTCGATGGCCGATTTCGCGAGAAATTGGTGGAGAAATTCACCGACGACGATCCTAGAGCACTGGAACAGACTCTCAAGTCACTTAGTCGACAGATCTCAAGGTACGTTTCCGCCGAAGATTCTATCTGGTTCAATTCTGTTGACGCCTCCGCTTTCCTGGACGTAATCGACGATCTCCTCAATGTTATTCATAATTGGACTCCCATGGCTCGTGAACCGCTTGTTGACGCTTGTCTTAGACGCGCTGATGACTTGATTCAGAAAGCTATGTTTCGTCTCGAGGATGAATTCAAGACGGTCATGGAGCGCGACTCGCAGCTCGACAGCGAGTCGTTTGATCTTAATAGATACCGTAAAGGCGATTCAACTGCCACTGCCGGCGACGGCGATTTATTATCCGATTTTTCTGGCGATGAAGATGAGGACGACGGAGAAACTATAGTTCCGGTTGCACATCCGATTTCCGATTATAATATCGTTATCGACCCTCTTGCCTCCGGTACGATCAACGATTTACAGGAGATATCGAAGCGGATGATTTCCGCAGGTTATGTAAAAGAGTGCTCGAATGTGTACAGCAGTTGCCGTAGAGAATTTCTGGAAGAGAGCTTTTTTAGATTAGGGCTTCAGAAACTAAGCATAGAAGAAATGTATAAGATGGAATGGTCAGATTTGGATGACGAGATTGAGAGATGGAAAAGAGCTGCCAATGTCGCGTTTAGGATCCTATTCCCAAGCGAGCGTCGTCTATGCGATCGCGTCTTCTTCAATTTCTCTACATCTGCAGACCTTTCATTCATAGATGTATGTAGGGGATCAACTATTCAGCTTCTTAACTTCGCAGACGCGGTGGCGGTCGGAAGTAGAGCCCCAGAACGACTGTTCAGAGTCCTCGACGTTTACGAAACTGTTCGCGATCTGTTGCCAGATATGGAAGCTTTATTTTCCGATGAGCATTGTTCATCTCTAAAACACGAAGCTATGATGATCTGGAATCGGCTGGGAGAAGCCATTAGAGGAATATTAATGGAATTGGAGAATCTGATTCGTCGTGACCCGGCTAAGGCTGCAGTTCCTGGAGGTGGGCTTCACCCAATAACTCGATATGTGATGAATTACCTACGGGCAGCGTGCAGGTCTCGACAGACACTGGAGCAGGTGTTTTTCAACGAGAGTTCGCCTTCGTCTTCATTATCGGATCAAATTGCATGGATAATGGAGCTGCTGGAGAGAAATTTGGAGGCGAAAGCGAATATATACAAAGACCCTGCTTTGAGTTCTGTTTTCATGATGAACAATGGGAGGTACATGGTTCAAAAAGTGAAGGGAGATGAGTTGGGTAATCTATTAGGTGAGGATTGGATAAGAAATCAGAACTCGAAAATCAAGCAATGTCATGGGAATTACCAGAGAAGCTCGTGGAGTAAAGTATTGGGTTGTCTGAAACTGGAAAACAACTTATCATCTTCAAACTCGAGTAGTACGTCAAAGATCCTGAGGGAGAAGCTGAAGTCTTTCAACATCCAGTTTGAGGAGATGTGTAGAATCCAGTCTACATGGGTGATATTCGACGAGCAGCTGAGGAACGAGCTGCGGATTTCGGTGAGCAACCATTTGACTGCTGGGTATCGAAGCTTCATAGGGAGATTACAGGCGATTCCAGAGATGGGTAAGAACATGGAAAGGCGGATTAAGTATAGTGTGGAAGATGTGGAGGGGAGAATCAATGAACTGTTCAGAGGGAGCTGTGGAAGGAAGTGA
- the LOC124921175 gene encoding laccase-3, with the protein MARHGIRQLGTPWADGPEFVTQCPIQPGSTYTYQFSTEGHEGTLWWHAHSKWLRATVYGGLIIYPKVSSSYPFPIPKLDIILLLGEWWERSNPIDVLREATFSGGGPNVSDAYTINGQPGDLYRCSSRDTVRFIVEEGDTVLLRIINSALNQHLFFSVANHMLTVVATDDSYTKPFSTSIIMLGPAQTTDVLLTADQLPGRYYMAARPYASAQNVPFDNTTATAVLEYISAPCGSRFRGRKRSPVLLPQLPAFNDTVAATEFGTRLRSLNDVNVPIEIDEDLFFTIGFGLVGCEPGPMCQGPNNTRFAASMNNVSFVFPREMSLLEAVYRGGGVKGVYTTDFPPVPPLRFDYTGNVNRGLWEPEFGTRMYKVKYNSRVQVVLQDTAIFVTENHPMHLHGYSFYVIGQGFGNFDSDRDKKKFNLVDPQLRNTINVPVGGWAVIRFVADNPGVWLMHCHIDAHLTWGLAMAFLVENGDDESQSVPPPPLDLPPC; encoded by the exons ATGGCTAGGCATGGCATTCGTCAACTAGGCACACCCTGGGCAGATGGACCCGAATTCGTGACCCAATGTCCAATCCAACCGGGATCAACATACACATACCAATTCTCGACTGAAGGCCATGAAGGAACCTTGTGGTGGCATGCTCATAGCAAATGGCTTCGAGCAACAGTTTATGGAGGATTGATAATCTATCCAAAAGTGTCTTCTTCATACCCATTTCCCATACCCAAACTTGACATCATTCTTCTTCTTGGAGAATGGTGGGAGAGATCAAATCCAATTGATGTTCTTAGAGAAGCAACTTTTAGCGGTGGGGGTCCAAATGTCTCTGATGCTTACACCATTAATGGTCAACCTGGTGACCTTTACAGATGCTCTAGTAGAG ATACAGTGAGATTTATTGTGGAAGAAGGTGATACTGTTCTTCTTAGAATAATAAATTCTGCACTTAACCAACACCTTTTCTTCAGTGTAGCCAATCATATGCTAACCGTTGTAGCAACTGACGATTCCTATACAAAACCTTTCTCCACTTCAATCATCATGCTCGGCCCTGCTCAGACAACAGATGTTCTTCTAACCGCAGATCAGCTTCCTGGCCGTTATTACATGGCGGCCCGACCCTACGCCAGCGCACAAAACGTACCATTCGACAACACAACCGCAACCGCCGTCCTGGAATACATCTCCGCACCCTGCGGTTCTAGATTCAGGGGAAGAAAAAGAAGCCCTGTTTTGTTACCGCAGCTGCCAGCATTCAACGATACGGTGGCAGCAACTGAATTCGGAACGCGGTTGAGGAGTTTGAACGACGTGAATGTCCCGATTGAGATTGACGAGGATTTGTTTTTCACAATTGGGTTTGGACTCGTTGGATGCGAACCAGGGCCGATGTGTCAAGGACCGAACAACACACGGTTCGCGGCTAGCATGAATAACGTGTCGTTTGTGTTCCCGAGAGAGATGTCGTTACTGGAGGCGGTTTATCGAGGAGGAGGCGTAAAGGGTGTTTACACGACGGACTTCCCACCGGTTCCGCCATTGAGATTTGATTATACAGGAAATGTGAATCGGGGGCTTTGGGAGCCGGAGTTTGGGACGAGGATGTACAAGGTAAAGTACAATTCGAGGGTACAAGTGGTGTTGCAAGATACGGCGATCTTTGTTACAGAAAACCATCCGATGCATCTTCATGGGTATAGTTTCTACGTGATTGGGCAGGGTTTTGGAAATTTTGATAGTGATCGGGATAAGAAAAAGTTTAATCTTGTGGATCCGCAATTGAGGAACACAATAAATGTTCCTGTTGGTGGGTGGGCTGTCATTCGATTTGTAGCGGATAATCCAG gaGTTTGGTTGATGCATTGTCACATTGATGCTCATCTAACATGGGGGTTGGCCATGGCTTTCTTGGTTGAAAATGGAGATGATGAATCTCAATCTGTACCACCTCCTCCACTGGATCTACCGCCGTGCTAA